A stretch of DNA from Gemmatimonadota bacterium:
GCTTGGCCTCCAGCGTGACCAGCGGCTCGACGTCGTACCCCATGATCCAGGGGAGCGGCAGGTGCGCCGTGGTCGGCACCAGGTCCGCCAGATAGCAGGCCACCTGGCCTTCCGATTCGAGGAGAATCGACTGATGCCCGGGCGTGTGCCCCGGCGTGGGCAGCAGCAGCACCCCCGGCATGAGCTCCCGCTCACCCTCGACGAACTCGAAGCGGCCGGCCTCCGCCACCGGGTCGAAGTTGTGCGGAAAATAGCTCGCCTGGATGCGCTCGTTCCGCAGGTGCGCGAATTCCCACTCGCGGCGCTGTACGTGATACGTGGCCCGCGGAAACGAGAGATGGATCTGCCCCTCCTCGTCCACGAAGGTGTTGCCGCCCGCGTGGTCGAAATGGAAGTGCGTGTCGATCATGACGGCAACGTCATCGGGCGCGAAGCCCCCGTCGCGCAGCGCCTCCTCCAGCCGCGTGGGCAGGCCCGCCGAGCCCGCGTTGTCCACGCCGTAGATGTCGCTGAACTTCGCCGACTCCTTGTTGCCCACGCCCGTGTCGATCAGCACCAGCGCGTCGGCCGTCTCCACCAGCAGGCAGCGCAGCGCGAGCGGGATGCGGTTCCGCTCGTCCGGCGGAATCCGCCGCTCCCAGAGCGGCTTGGGCACCACGCCGAACATAGCGCCGCCGTCCAGCCGCTGCAGCCCGGCCTCGAGCGCATGTAACCGGAACCGCCCCAGCGTGCGCGTGCGGCGCAGCGGCAGGTCCCCCGCCCGTTGCGCGATCCCGTTCACTTGGCGCCTCTGCTCTGCCGTTCCGGCCACCTGCCGCCCCTGATTCCTTCACGGACAAGCCCGCGCGCGAGCTGAACACACG
This window harbors:
- a CDS encoding MBL fold metallo-hydrolase; this translates as MNGIAQRAGDLPLRRTRTLGRFRLHALEAGLQRLDGGAMFGVVPKPLWERRIPPDERNRIPLALRCLLVETADALVLIDTGVGNKESAKFSDIYGVDNAGSAGLPTRLEEALRDGGFAPDDVAVMIDTHFHFDHAGGNTFVDEEGQIHLSFPRATYHVQRREWEFAHLRNERIQASYFPHNFDPVAEAGRFEFVEGERELMPGVLLLPTPGHTPGHQSILLESEGQVACYLADLVPTTAHLPLPWIMGYDVEPLVTLEAKRSLLARAEAECWLLIFEHDPRVPWGYLARGEERPRLVEEP